The Episyrphus balteatus chromosome 3, idEpiBalt1.1, whole genome shotgun sequence genome segment tttttggttttatactcaaaaaaatcgattgctagacacctctagaacatactcaccaaatatgagctcttaattgggaagatcctccgcttcgcagttttccatttttgcatcaatctcatacttaaaaaaaatcattattttatcaATCGACTTCTtcgcaaatttctttacatattcttgtaggaaattgaacgctctacaaaaaaggccttatatgTACACATTTTTcgtgggagcgggtcataattctgcttgtcaaaattctgtacgacaaaattctgtagggtcaaaatactgtaagaccataattctgtacgtcattatactgtaaatacaaaattttgtacgtcaaaatactgtatgaacaaaatactgacttgcaaaattctgttttgtaaaattctgtacggcaaaatactgtattttcaatacagtatttttaaagaaatttcctttgataaaaaaacactaaatagtAGCTTTAAATCtaattattgacagtaaagttgtaattttatacaaacatgattaataaagtaaaaaagtaaattaattctaggaacacaaatcaaacttttctttaagataaaaaatacattttacgaaaaaaatgtcaaaatcaatataaatttaattttttttcaatccgttttaggtatgcaacgtggtttaattcagattgtttttttaaataagtgtagttttgttttctctctcttttttccgtagctcctaataaagtacctagattaatcagcattagaagcttgactctttattaagttgatctcttagaaattcatagtaaaccctcttttaaatatatctgtatttcaaacgatattttttacagaattttgatatacagaattttgatgtacagaattttgaaatacagtattttgaccaaccagaattttgctatacagaattttgactttcagaattttgttcgtacagcattttgcacatacagaattttgacatacagtattttggcatacagtattttgaatacagaattttgcaacatacagaatttcgaccccaacccattttTCGTTTATCGAGGcccaaaatttgtgaaaattattgaaaactcgctttttttttcttagccctgatttttcagtcggcagttagactatcagaagaataaatgtcaatataaaccaaacttttattcctaggaataaaaaaaatattatttccgaCTTTATGCCACTATGCCGTAAAAGCGACGATGTGCAGCGATAATAATATAATGATTGAATACGCTGCAGGGATGAATCCGATTCCGTTTTTACCCTTCTCTGTTCCATAGTTGaacatcttgtaattttttgtctTTATATCCAAAAAACAGGCCCTCTTTCTTTTGTTTCACCATTTCGTTTCTTGAGCACACAAGATGTCCCCTCGCCTTTTTGTCATCATCTCTTCCAGCTTGAACCTTCGATCTGTCATAGCCCCAACGTTCCAACTTTCAACTCACAGATTTTGTCTAATCTGCGGCATTACTTTGCTAGCGCCCGGAATCCTTCTAGCTCTGACTCGAGTCCGAGATCAGTACCATGTGTAACAATTGGGTAGTGTCATTTCTTTGAATGAGTACGTAATGCTTCAATTCAAAATATCATGCGAatcgtttttgttgttgttgtagatttGTTTCGATGCGTGCATGCtacagttttgtatttgatctcTTTTTTATGGCACCGGTGATCTTCAGTCGTGCCAATCCATGGactggattgaaaaaaaatttaagaacgtAGGCAGCTCCGTGAAGCCTGCGTTAAATTGCGACCtcaaagttttaaaatcaaactGTTTTAATTCGTTTGTCTACCGTTTGTCCTTGTCCAcctaaaattttcgtttgttcaccattcaaaaaaattatatagcaaattttttgttttataggaagtctgaaaaatgatcATCGAATTTCTCCTAAaagtagggtggacaaacgaggATTTTTGGTATTATTTGTCActaattatttgtatttatttaaattatacatataaatataatcatatattaaattattatctaATAATCTTTTCGTATTGCAGGTCACCAATGGCTACGAATAAATCTTAATGTTACCCCAGAAGTAGGATGGTCAATTGATCCATTCGGACATGGCAGCACCGTTCCATACCTTCTCTCCGAGAGTGATTTCGAAGGTACAATCATACAAAGAATCCATTATGCTTGGAAACAATGGTTTGCCAAGCATCAAAGTGGTGATTTTCTATGGGTTCCGTATTGGAATAAGGACGACGACTCGAATAAAAATCGAATACCAAAGCATAGTTTGCTTACACACAATATGCCATTTGACATCTATTCCATTAAACATTCATGTGGACCACATCCATTCATatgtttaaattttgactttcgtAAAATTCCTGGCGAATATACTGAATATTCGATTAAAGCTCAATTTATAACAGATGAAAATGTAGAAGAAAAAGCACAACTCCTATTGGAACAATATTCCCGTACGGCATCATTGTTCCCACATAATGTCGCACTTATTCCTGTAGGTGATGATTTTCGCTACAACAAAGAACGTGAAGTCGATCAGCAATACAGAAACTATAAAAAACTTATCGATCACATTAATGCtaataaagaaatttataatGTCGAAATTGGCTTTGGAACACCACGAGATTATTTtcgtgaaataaaaaaacgttcCGAAAAATTCAACACATTTAAAGGTGATTTCTTTGTATATTCGGATATATTTTCCGAAGGCCGACCAGCTTATTGGTCTGGATACTTTACCACGCGTCCATTTTATAAGATTTTAAGTACTGATTTGGAACATAATCTTCGAGCTGCTGAAATATTATTCACAATCGCATACAACACAGCACGTCAATTTAAACATGAAAATGCTatcaaagtttttgaaaagaacTATGAAAAAATGATCCTTGCTCGCAGAAATCTTGGTCTATTTCAACATCATGATGCCATTACAGGAACTTCAAAATCTGCTGTAATGCGGGACTATGGATTGCGATTGTTTGAAAGTGTTCAAGATGTTGTCAAAATGCAAGAATCAACAATTGAACTTTTATTGCAAAATGCAACTTCAAATCATAATTTTGTTCTAAGTGAATTGGAGCGTGacaattataataaattacCTCGCAAAACACCAATTTCACTCGCAGAAAATAATGAAGCATCTTTTGTTGTCTTCAATGCCCTCACTCATAAGCGAATTGAAATATTAAGCATACGAACGACAATTCCAAATGTAAAAATCTTAAATGAAGCAAATGTTGCTGTTCCAATGCAGGTAAATCCAATATGGAATATCACTGATAATTATGAAAATCCTAATTCTATGCATTCTGAAAGAATAAGAATATCTACAAAACAATTTGAGATTCAGTTCTTAGCCACACTAGAACCCCTTTCATTGACAACTTTCAAAATTGTCCCCGATAATAATTACAAACAGCAAATGGCAACAATATACTGTGACGAATGCAGTGATGGGAGTAAAAACACCGAATTTGATGTTAAAGCAAAACCTGCTGGTGATATTCaattagaaaataataaaatgagactattatttaatgaaaagtctggctttttgaaaacaatcacACGCAAAAATTCTGGACGATCAATGCAATGTGCTGTTAAATTTGCTGCTTATAGAAGTGCCCAATTTCATTCTGGAGCATATCTTTTTAAAACAGATCCTGAACAAAACGAAGCTGAAAAAGATGTCCTTGAACAATATGAAGATATTCGCATAATAATAACATCAGGTCCAATTACTAGTGATGTTACTGTGATTTATGGGCCATTCTTAGCTCATACAATGAGAATTTATAATACTCAAACCTACCTAGACAGTgctatttatattgaaaatgatATTGATTTCGAACCACCACCAAAGAATCGAGAAACTGAACTATTTATGCGATTTCTAACAAACATCGAAAACGGTGGTGAAACACCAGAATTTTATTCAGATCAAAATGGCTTTCAATTTCATAAACGGGTTAAAATTTCAGCAATTGGTATTGAAGGAAATTATTTCCCAATCACATCAGGAGCATTTATTCAGGATGACAACTTAAGATTGACCCTGCTAACAACTCATGCTCAAGGTGCAGCTAGTTATGAACCTGGACAGTTGGAAGTGATGCTTGATCGAAGAACACTTTACGATGACTACCGCGGAATGGGAGAAGGAATAGTCGATAGTAGATTAACAAGGCACAAATTCTGGTTACTTATTGAAGAAATGGCACctccaattaaaaacaaatatgaagTTTTGAGTACAACATCAAATTATTTTGCAAATGGTCTTCGTTACCCAccgaatatttattttatagaaaatctcGAAATACGAGCACCAGTGAATCTACGAAATAAGGTTTCCTTAATTTCACATTCATTACCTTGCGATTTGCATTTACTTAATTTACGAACATTATCTGATGAACAATTAGAATTATTTCCCTCAAAATCAGCATTGATGATATTACATCGGCAAGGATATGATTGTAGTATTGGTGGTGGAAAGCAAGTAAATACAATTCCCTGTGATGATCTGTCCCAAATCACTACTACTGATTCATTGTCCAAAATGACATTAAATAAGTTAAGTATTGAATCAATAGAAAGTACCTCATTAACTGGAGTGCGAAGTAGAAGTAGTTATAAGTTAAGGTCTTTTGCCAATATAAGTTTAGATCCAATGGATGTAAAGacatttattttgacatttagtggttgaaaaaaaattttatatatgttttttttttaactctataGTCTGGTATACCTACAAAACATTTAAagccaaaacattttttttgtttttgtcaaattttgtaTCCTTGTGTGGATGTgaattttgaagattttgattttacaaaatttttaacaaactctatttttcaaagattttataCTCCAGATAATTATTTGTCTGCCACCAAAAGTACGTTGACATGCgagtaaaagtttaaaagtattTGGCAATTCAATAATCTTAGTTATGAGTTATTTTAAAACGAAGAAATTTACTttctgattttaatatttttggctTAGCTACATCAATTTTATTATGTTAATGAAATGAGAATGAACAATTAATCCATGACATGGAGCAGCTCtttagatttaaaaattaggacaaatgcatagaaatttaaCGCCTTGAATGTAAACAATTTAAACTTTTGAAGTTCGATCCAAATAGCtgtctttttcttttatacATTGATGGAAAATTAATtagaaacaaattatttttttaactaaggcttataattttatttttataaattataaaaacatatttattttaattcattgcattttttgtagttttaactgcatattaaaaaaaaaacaacaacaaaaaaattattctaaaacaaagaaaaat includes the following:
- the LOC129913747 gene encoding alpha-mannosidase 2 isoform X2, with amino-acid sequence MTFKIFRRGSARCIGLLSAFVTILLCLYYISIGQPSVVQQKNLRSFGQLDQNQSNGKQRQERRQPQTIITSNSFADRDPFSAVDNKKSSSSSWANKCYTLKEQETNITAYNEYSQFDFQPEWIRTKEYWDKTFEERYEQQKKDHSRPPLKVIIVPHSHNDPGWLKTFINYFQSDSRQILNLIVTKMQEYTDMTFIWSEISFLQLWWDQAHPTKQRALKRLIKSGRFEITTGGWVMTDEANVHLFPMLDQLIEGHQWLRINLNVTPEVGWSIDPFGHGSTVPYLLSESDFEGTIIQRIHYAWKQWFAKHQSGDFLWVPYWNKDDDSNKNRIPKHSLLTHNMPFDIYSIKHSCGPHPFICLNFDFRKIPGEYTEYSIKAQFITDENVEEKAQLLLEQYSRTASLFPHNVALIPVGDDFRYNKEREVDQQYRNYKKLIDHINANKEIYNVEIGFGTPRDYFREIKKRSEKFNTFKGDFFVYSDIFSEGRPAYWSGYFTTRPFYKILSTDLEHNLRAAEILFTIAYNTARQFKHENAIKVFEKNYEKMILARRNLGLFQHHDAITGTSKSAVMRDYGLRLFESVQDVVKMQESTIELLLQNATSNHNFVLSELERDNYNKLPRKTPISLAENNEASFVVFNALTHKRIEILSIRTTIPNVKILNEANVAVPMQVNPIWNITDNYENPNSMHSERIRISTKQFEIQFLATLEPLSLTTFKIVPDNNYKQQMATIYCDECSDGSKNTEFDVKAKPAGDIQLENNKMRLLFNEKSGFLKTITRKNSGRSMQCAVKFAAYRSAQFHSGAYLFKTDPEQNEAEKDVLEQYEDIRIIITSGPITSDVTVIYGPFLAHTMRIYNTQTYLDSAIYIENDIDFEPPPKNRETELFMRFLTNIENGGETPEFYSDQNGFQFHKRVKISAIGIEGNYFPITSGAFIQDDNLRLTLLTTHAQGAASYEPGQLEVMLDRRTLYDDYRGMGEGIVDSRLTRHKFWLLIEEMAPPIKNKYEVLSTTSNYFANGLRYPPNIYFIENLEIRAPVNLRNKVSLISHSLPCDLHLLNLRTLSDEQLELFPSKSALMILHRQGYDCSIGGGKQVNTIPCDDLSQITTTDSLSKMTLNNLFYRRIPKFKRHSTNLCAIAFPPHIPF
- the LOC129913747 gene encoding alpha-mannosidase 2 isoform X1, which produces MTFKIFRRGSARCIGLLSAFVTILLCLYYISIGQPSVVQQKNLRSFGQLDQNQSNGKQRQERRQPQTIITSNSFADRDPFSAVDNKKSSSSSWANKCYTLKEQETNITAYNEYSQFDFQPEWIRTKEYWDKTFEERYEQQKKDHSRPPLKVIIVPHSHNDPGWLKTFINYFQSDSRQILNLIVTKMQEYTDMTFIWSEISFLQLWWDQAHPTKQRALKRLIKSGRFEITTGGWVMTDEANVHLFPMLDQLIEGHQWLRINLNVTPEVGWSIDPFGHGSTVPYLLSESDFEGTIIQRIHYAWKQWFAKHQSGDFLWVPYWNKDDDSNKNRIPKHSLLTHNMPFDIYSIKHSCGPHPFICLNFDFRKIPGEYTEYSIKAQFITDENVEEKAQLLLEQYSRTASLFPHNVALIPVGDDFRYNKEREVDQQYRNYKKLIDHINANKEIYNVEIGFGTPRDYFREIKKRSEKFNTFKGDFFVYSDIFSEGRPAYWSGYFTTRPFYKILSTDLEHNLRAAEILFTIAYNTARQFKHENAIKVFEKNYEKMILARRNLGLFQHHDAITGTSKSAVMRDYGLRLFESVQDVVKMQESTIELLLQNATSNHNFVLSELERDNYNKLPRKTPISLAENNEASFVVFNALTHKRIEILSIRTTIPNVKILNEANVAVPMQVNPIWNITDNYENPNSMHSERIRISTKQFEIQFLATLEPLSLTTFKIVPDNNYKQQMATIYCDECSDGSKNTEFDVKAKPAGDIQLENNKMRLLFNEKSGFLKTITRKNSGRSMQCAVKFAAYRSAQFHSGAYLFKTDPEQNEAEKDVLEQYEDIRIIITSGPITSDVTVIYGPFLAHTMRIYNTQTYLDSAIYIENDIDFEPPPKNRETELFMRFLTNIENGGETPEFYSDQNGFQFHKRVKISAIGIEGNYFPITSGAFIQDDNLRLTLLTTHAQGAASYEPGQLEVMLDRRTLYDDYRGMGEGIVDSRLTRHKFWLLIEEMAPPIKNKYEVLSTTSNYFANGLRYPPNIYFIENLEIRAPVNLRNKVSLISHSLPCDLHLLNLRTLSDEQLELFPSKSALMILHRQGYDCSIGGGKQVNTIPCDDLSQITTTDSLSKMTLNKLSIESIESTSLTGVRSRSSYKLRSFANISLDPMDVKTFILTFSG